The stretch of DNA TAAAAATTATTTTACAGACATCACGTATTGCGATAGGCTGTAGCCTATACAGTCCAGAGCCAGGTATTTGTATCGTCCCTTGCTTGATTTGCTTTGAGAGGTTTTTTGTCAGAGGATCATCCGTCCCAACAATATATGATGCTCTAAGAATTGTGTAATCAAGGCCTGATTTGATGATTAGTTGTTCTGCCTTTAGCTTTGATATGAAATATCCAAATGTTGTAGAATCGCTAACGCCTAGGCCACTTATGTAAACAATTTTGTGTATGTGCGATCTTTTGCACAAATCAACAATTTTTTGTGTTTGCCTGACATTAACCAGTTCATAATTGGCATCCTTGGTTTGAGCACCGATGCCAATTAAGTGAATTAGTGCATCACATTTTATTTTTGGAATATCATCCAAATCTGAAAAAACAATGTTTTTTTCTGATTTGAAATGCTTG from Candidatus Nitrosotenuis aquarius encodes:
- a CDS encoding SDR family oxidoreductase, with the protein product MAKQLTIAISGSTGFVGKNLRQFLADQNISVISLSRKKHKHFKSEKNIVFSDLDDIPKIKCDALIHLIGIGAQTKDANYELVNVRQTQKIVDLCKRSHIHKIVYISGLGVSDSTTFGYFISKLKAEQLIIKSGLDYTILRASYIVGTDDPLTKNLSKQIKQGTIQIPGSGLYRLQPIAIRDVCKIIFNCVTNKKLSRQIVDLVGPRTISFESYVKKFIRGKKAKIKKIPLEEAYFAALNNPKKIPYGIDDLNIMIGDFTSSHKKLEKLSGIKLEFPVL